A window of Actinomadura viridis genomic DNA:
CGCCACGGTCGACCCGTTCTCCGCGGACCACACCGGGGTGCCGCCCGCGACCAGGACCGCGCACAGCGCCGCGGCCACCGTGACCGGCACCACCGTGACCGGCACCGCCCGGCCGGCCACCCGGAGCGCCGGGAAGCGCGCGGGCGGCCGGATCGTGACCAGCAGGCCGACCAGCACCGGGGCGGGCACCACCCACATCGTGCGCCACATCACCTGCCCGGCGCCGGTGACGTCGCCGATGAGCCTCAGCACCCCCGGGACCAGCAGCAGCGTGGCCACCGCCGCGGTCCCCGCCACGATGAGGGAGGGGACGCCGCGCCGTGCCGTCAGCGGGGCGAGCCACAGCGCGCACCCGGTCAGGACGCCCAGCACGCCGCTCAGCAGCACCCACGAGAAGCTGTCCGGCGCGTCGACGAAGGCGCCGATGACGCTGGTGTCCTCGTGCAGGAGGGCCACGGCCGCCCCGGCGCCCAGCGGGTACGCCATCGCGGCGCAGGCGCCCAGGCCCGTCCTGACGCGCCCGCTCAGGATGAGCGGCCCGGCGGCGGCGACGGTGACGAGCGGCACCACGAGCGCCGCCGAGGAGGACAGCCCGACCGAGGCGACCCCGGCGGCGGCGAGGAGCAGGAGCGCGCCGCGCGTGCGCCGCTCCGCCCAGCGGGTCAGGTACACGTACAGCAGCGGGACCATGGCCGAGACCAGTACCGCCTTGCCCTGCCACATCCGCGGGAAGTGGAACGAGCCGAGGGACGCCTGCCCGAGCCCGGACCACAGCAGGTAGACCGCCGCCACGGCGAAGCAGGCGAGGGCCCAGCGCGGGGCCCACGCGCGGACCAGCCGCCACATCGCCCACACGGCCAGGAAGGTGACCGAGGGCAGGACCACGTACCAGAGGAACGAGGTCGGATGCATGCCCACCAGCCGGGCGAGCGCGCCCGCGAGCACCTCGATCGAGGAGACGGGCGGCTCGCCGGCGATCGGGCCGGTGGTCCCGCCGGTGAAGATCACGTCCTGGAACGGGATCCGCCCGCCGGCGGCCGTCGCCACCGACCGGGAGACGAAGTAGGCGTCGTCCCCGTCCGAGTTGACCGTGAACCAGGAGAGCACCGCGAACCCGGCCGCGGTGGCGAACGCGAAGGCCGACGCCCGTTCCCGGTGGGGCGGGGGCTGCGGGGAAGGGCCGGAGGGCGTGCCCCGGCCGCGCAGGACCCCGTAGGCGACGGCGGCCACGCCGGCCCCGCCGAGCGCCCACGCGCACCACCACGGGACGCCGTGCTCGCGCAGCCCGGCCGCGACGCCCGCGCCGGCCCCCGCCACGACCGCGACGGCGGTCACCGCGCGCGGGACCCCCGTCCAGGTCCGGGCCGGGGGATCGCCCCACAGCGAGCGGGCCCCGCCCGTCCCCGCCGCCGCCCGCGCCCGCCACCCGAACCCGGCGGCGAGGGCGGCGAGCACGGCCGCCCAGGCGGCCAGCAGCACCCAGGTGGGCGGGCGCACCAGCAGGCCGAGATGGTAGATCAGGGTCCAGGCCGCGAACGCGATCACCACGAGGTCGGTGGCACGATCCAAGGCCCGCGTGAGCAGCGAGGAGGGCGGGCGGGGCGGAGGCGGGCCGCCGGGCTCCGCCTGATCATCCCGCCCTGCCGGTGTCGCGCGAACGTCCGTACCCGCCATGGTGCCCCCTGGATCGCCTCCGGCGCCCCCGCGCTCCGCCACCGGGGGCCCGTGCCCGCGATCGGCCGCACCGAGGGGACCGGAGCCGCTGTCCACCCGAATCGATCTTGTCTGGTGGGACGTCTGATCCACCGAGGGGGTTCACCTGCCTGGAAGGTCGATGGCGGAAGGGGGACGAGAGGGACGGGGGGACGACGAAGGAGGAACGAGGCACGGGCGCGAAATGCTCCCGGCCCCTCGATCGGCACTTCAGGTCATAAGTCAGGAATTACTGTGCTGCGGGGCGAACACATGCTGTGATGGGGGACCAATCGCCGCCCGCGTGTCAGGACGCGGGCTCCTCCGATGGGATGTGATGCACGGTGCGCCATGCGTTCGGCCTCCTGCTCGGCGTCCTGCTCACCCCCGCGCTCGCCTATGGCGCGGCCTGGGGCTACGTCCAGGCCGGGCAGTCCTTCGACGGGACCGGCGGGGAGATCACCGACTCCACCCGGATGTACGGGGCGCTCGCGCTGATGGCCTCCGTGGGCCTGGTGACCGGCGTCATCGTCGTCGCCCGCTGGGCCTCGCCGCTGGTGTCGCTCGTCCCCGCGCTCACGCTGCTGGGCGTGTCGGCCTGCTTCCTGGTCGATCCCGGCCTGGTGATGGACCTGCCCGGCCGGGTGCCGCCGGCGGGCGACCTGGACTTCGGGCTGCGCATGCTGACGGGTTCGGGGATCTACGCGCTGATGGGCTTCGCGCTCCTGGTGCCGACCTGGGCCCCGCGCCGCTGGGGCTCGGAGCGCGAGGACGAGGAGGAGCTGCCGCCGGCGTACCGCTCCGCCGTCCGGCGCTGACCGGGCACGCCGGACGTCACGGCGCCGCCGCGGGTCACGGCGCCACCGTGGGTCGCGGCGAGGCCGCGCGTCACGGCGCCACCGGGCGGCCGGGCGGCTCGTAGGCATGCTCCCCACGGTAGAGGCGGGCGACCACCTCCTCGATGTCGGCGTCGCGCAGCGCGATGTCGCGCACGTCGTAGCGTTCCGCCAGCGCGGCCACGACCGCCGCCGCGTTCACCGACTCCGGCAGCCGCAGCCACTGGCGCGGGCCCTCGACGCCGGCCACCTCGACCCCCGGCACCTCCACCGGCGGGCCGGGCCGGGCCAGCTCCACCACCAGCACGCGGTCGGCGTCGACGGCGGCGCGCAGCCGGTCCAGGCCGCCGTCGTAGGCCAGCCGGCCGTGGTCGATGATCAGCACCCGCCGGCAGAGCCGCTCGATGTCGCCCAGGTCGTGCGTGGTGAGCAGGACCGTGGTGCCGCGCTCGGTGTTCAGCCGCTCCAGGAAGGCGCGCACCGTCGCCTTGCTGACCACGTCCAGCCCGATCGTCGGCTCGTCCAGGACGAGCAGCTCGGGATCGTGCAGCAGCGCCGCCGCCAGGTCCCCGCGCATCCGCTGGCCCAGGCTGAGCTGGCGCACCGGGGTCTCCAGGAACGGCTCCAGCTCCAGCAGCGCGGTCAGCTCGGCCAGCCGGGCCCGGTGCGCGCCCGCCTCCACCCGGTAGAGATGCCGGATCAGGGTCAGGCTGTCGAGCAGCGGCAGGTCCCACCACAGCGTGGTGCGCTGCCCGAACACCACGCCGATCCGCCGGGCCAGCGCGGTGCGCTGCCGGGACGGGTCCAGCCCGCACACCCGCACCCGCCCCGACGACGGCGTGAGGATGCCGGTCAGCATCTTGATCGTGGTGGACTTGCCCGCGCCGTTGGGCCCCAGGTAGCCCACGAACTCGCCGCGGCCGACCGTGAACGAGACGTCGTGCACGGCGCGCACCGTCGTCCGGGAACGGCGGAACCGGCGCCCGTCGCGCCTGCGCACGGTGAACGACCTGGCGACGGCCTCGACCTCGATCATGCCCATCCCCGCCTCTCCCTCTCCCGCGCGGCCGGTCCGCGCGCCCTGCTTCGTGCCCTGCTTCGCGCCATGGTCCGCGTCCTGGTCCGCGGCCGGTCCCGCTCAGCTTCCCGTCGACCGGTAGTGCCGCAGCCCGGTCCGCCACGCCAGCGCCGCCACCGCGCAGACCGCCACGGCCACCACCGGCGAGGCGAACCGCAGCGCCTCCGGCAGCCCCGCCGGATCGGGCCGGTCGAGCACGTACAGCGTGGGCTGCCAGTTCACGAACGCCAGCGGCAGCACGAACGTCACCCCGCGCACCAGGTCGCGGGCGAACATGCTCATCGGGTACTGCGTCAGGAACGAGCCCCCGTAGGTGACCGCCTTGGTGGCGGCGTGCGCGTCGATCAGCACGAACTGGACGGACGCGGTCAGCACCCACAGCCCGCCGAAGATGGCCGTCCCCGCGACCAGCATCACCGGGACCATCGCGATCCGCCCCGCGTCCCAGGACACCTCCAGCCGCGGCAGCACGAGCACCAGCACGCACAGCGCGGGGACCAGCTTGCCCAGCCGCCTGGGCGAGAAGTCCTCGGTCGCGATCTGGATCAGCGGGCTCACCGGCCGGACCAGCATGGAGTCCAGCGATCCCGCGCGGATGTGCTGGCTCAGCCGCTCGGTCGTCCCGAACAGGACGTCGGCGATCGCGAACGAGAGCGCCGACGTGCCGTACAGGAAGATCACCTCGGCCGCGGTGAACCCGGCGATCCGCGGGGCGTGCGCGAACATCAGCACGATCGCCACCAGGTCCAGGCAGCCGACGGCGGCGGTGCCCAGGGTCAGCAGGACCATCGACAGCGGGTACTGCGCCGCCGCCCGCACCCAGGTCCAGGCCAGCAGCCCGTACGTCCGCGCCGTCCGGCCGGGGACCTCAGCCACCGTGGATCACCAGTTTCCGGCGGGCGGCCAGGGTGAGCGCGCGGCCGGCGGCCAGCAGCGCCGCCGCCCAGGCCGCCTGGAACGCCAGCGCGCCCACCAGACCCCACCCGGTGTGCCGGCCGAGGAACACGTCCGCAGGGACCTGGATCAGCGCCGCCCACGGCGTCGCCCGCGCCACCTCGCCCAGCACTCCGGGGAAGGCCACCAGCGGCAGGATCATCCCGGAGAAGAACAGCGCCAGCACCACCTCGGCCGAATGCAGGCCGCGCTCGTCGTTCAGCCAGAACGCGCCCAGCGCGACCAGGTACCGGAGGCCGAAGCCGACCAGCATCGCCAGCAGGACCGCGACCGCGAACGCGGCCACCCCCGCCGGCCCGGGGAACCGCAGCGGGAAGACCAGCGCGCCGGCCACCATGGGGGGACCGCCGCGCAGCAGCAGGGCGGCCAGGCCCCGCGCCAGGTCGTCGGCCAGCCACCATCCCTGCAGGTCGACCGGCCGGTACAGGTCGATCGCCACGTCACCGTCGCGGATGCGCCGGGTGAGTTCCATCCCGCCGAAGATCTGCACCGGGCCGATCAGCGCCTGGGTGAGGAAGCAGAAGGTGACCGCGTCCGCGACGTCGTACCCGCCCAGGGCCGGGCGCTCGCGCCACAGCGCCACGAGGATGTACGCGCGCATGAACCCGAAGGCGGTGTTGGTCAGGGCCTCCGCGAACGCGCTGAGCGGATACGCGGTATGCCGCCGGAACGCGTACCACGCCACCCACGGAAGAACGCCCACTTGCCGTGAGCATACGGAGGACCGGGGAGGAGGGCCAGGGGTTTTCTCGGACGCCGTCGGCCGCCATCGGCCGCTCAAGGAGCTTCCGTTGGTGCTCAGGGGAGCGCCGCCGGAAGGGGCGGTTTGCCGGGGGAGTAGATCCAGGTCTGGAAGAAGCCGGCCAGGTCCTGGCCGGAGATCCGCTCGGCCAGCGCGGTGAACTGCTCGGTGGTGACATTGCCGTACCTGTGGTCGGCGGCCCAGGTCCGCAGCAGCCTGAAGAACGTCTCGTCGCCGATCCGCTCGCGCAGGAACTGCAGCACCATCGCGCCGCCGGTGTAGACGCGCTGGTTGAACATCCTCTCGCTCCCGGGGTCGGCGATGACGACGGACCAGTACGGGTTGCCCGGCGGGTCGGGATAGGGACGCGAGCCGTACACCAGGCGGACGGCCTCCTGGACGCTCGGCCCGCCGTGCAGCTGGTTCCAGTACAGGTGGCTCCAGGTGGCGAAGCCCTCGTTCAGCCAGATGTCCTTCCACCGCGCCGGGGTGACGCTGTCGCCGAACCACTGGTGGGCCAGCTCGTG
This region includes:
- a CDS encoding DUF6077 domain-containing protein, whose translation is MDRATDLVVIAFAAWTLIYHLGLLVRPPTWVLLAAWAAVLAALAAGFGWRARAAAGTGGARSLWGDPPARTWTGVPRAVTAVAVVAGAGAGVAAGLREHGVPWWCAWALGGAGVAAVAYGVLRGRGTPSGPSPQPPPHRERASAFAFATAAGFAVLSWFTVNSDGDDAYFVSRSVATAAGGRIPFQDVIFTGGTTGPIAGEPPVSSIEVLAGALARLVGMHPTSFLWYVVLPSVTFLAVWAMWRLVRAWAPRWALACFAVAAVYLLWSGLGQASLGSFHFPRMWQGKAVLVSAMVPLLYVYLTRWAERRTRGALLLLAAAGVASVGLSSSAALVVPLVTVAAAGPLILSGRVRTGLGACAAMAYPLGAGAAVALLHEDTSVIGAFVDAPDSFSWVLLSGVLGVLTGCALWLAPLTARRGVPSLIVAGTAAVATLLLVPGVLRLIGDVTGAGQVMWRTMWVVPAPVLVGLLVTIRPPARFPALRVAGRAVPVTVVPVTVAAALCAVLVAGGTPVWSAENGSTVADRPSWKYSQRELATARAVLREAGRRAPGNSAENGGKNGALVLMPQAYMRAVPLLTTRDHAVNPNSHYLRLLPASRTFIDDRLLLTALVTPSGAPDPDAARVRDALGRTGVTAACARRSDRRELRLLESAGYRDRLRVGPLTCVFPSRG
- a CDS encoding ABC transporter ATP-binding protein encodes the protein MIEVEAVARSFTVRRRDGRRFRRSRTTVRAVHDVSFTVGRGEFVGYLGPNGAGKSTTIKMLTGILTPSSGRVRVCGLDPSRQRTALARRIGVVFGQRTTLWWDLPLLDSLTLIRHLYRVEAGAHRARLAELTALLELEPFLETPVRQLSLGQRMRGDLAAALLHDPELLVLDEPTIGLDVVSKATVRAFLERLNTERGTTVLLTTHDLGDIERLCRRVLIIDHGRLAYDGGLDRLRAAVDADRVLVVELARPGPPVEVPGVEVAGVEGPRQWLRLPESVNAAAVVAALAERYDVRDIALRDADIEEVVARLYRGEHAYEPPGRPVAP
- a CDS encoding ABC transporter permease, which produces MAEVPGRTARTYGLLAWTWVRAAAQYPLSMVLLTLGTAAVGCLDLVAIVLMFAHAPRIAGFTAAEVIFLYGTSALSFAIADVLFGTTERLSQHIRAGSLDSMLVRPVSPLIQIATEDFSPRRLGKLVPALCVLVLVLPRLEVSWDAGRIAMVPVMLVAGTAIFGGLWVLTASVQFVLIDAHAATKAVTYGGSFLTQYPMSMFARDLVRGVTFVLPLAFVNWQPTLYVLDRPDPAGLPEALRFASPVVAVAVCAVAALAWRTGLRHYRSTGS
- a CDS encoding ABC transporter permease; translated protein: MGVLPWVAWYAFRRHTAYPLSAFAEALTNTAFGFMRAYILVALWRERPALGGYDVADAVTFCFLTQALIGPVQIFGGMELTRRIRDGDVAIDLYRPVDLQGWWLADDLARGLAALLLRGGPPMVAGALVFPLRFPGPAGVAAFAVAVLLAMLVGFGLRYLVALGAFWLNDERGLHSAEVVLALFFSGMILPLVAFPGVLGEVARATPWAALIQVPADVFLGRHTGWGLVGALAFQAAWAAALLAAGRALTLAARRKLVIHGG